The following are from one region of the bacterium genome:
- a CDS encoding MopE-related protein: protein MKKSKVLPLSLVFGLISALIYIPCARAAIIRVPADQPTIQDGIDAAATGDIVLVSDGTYTGEGNNDLDFNGKAITVQSENGPSNCIISCQDSSRGFRFHSKENSDSIVDGFTIKNGSVTFGGGIYCYISSPRIINCTITQNRASRSGGGIYCTTASPIIANCVINGNTATRSGGGIYCTASSSPTIVNCTLLENSSINGGGIYCDSSLPSITNCIFWNDVPNEIYHEKDLDLSVTYSDIQGDYVGEGNIDADPLFVDRTAGNFHLQPTSPCIDAGTSMGAPSFDKDGNSRPYGAGYDMGAYELFICSNVTSEVCDGKDNDCDGRIDEDLTQSCSTACGTGEKTCENGQWTACTILKPKLEVCDGKDNDCDGRIDEDLTQSCSTACGTGEKTCKNGQWTACTAPQPGSEVCDGKDNDCDGRIDEGVCNYTTYYRDGDKDGYGNPADTVQASAPPSGYVSDKTDCDDTDKTVHPGATEISCNGKDDDCAGGDKCPTGCVEQESGTLDIEGAQGSMGDEITVPVRIHSAPSAVYSFGFDVTYDPDILEFLSWERGDLVKSFKMFEVNTVVPGRQRIGGLDTGSGMPKGASGYLVKLKFKVKGGQEQKCYPLTVDKLIDGFANFSSTGGCCCVKINNCNGDLNHDGNVSPLDALIVFKCFLKLDTCPDCVDVNRDGSVTPLDALCLFKKYLGQPSCFDKPICTDQDKDGFYAEAGECGPADCDDNDPAISPAAKEKCGDGKDQDCDGSDLICSSCTGIIAEPSVTEIWPPDNKMVKVGILGVAKPVITSITSDEPTISDKGLFADKNAPDAAGVGTDTAFLRAERLEKGNGRVYKISFTATDAAGKKCPGSVTVCVPKDQGKNHECIDDGQDYSATAM from the coding sequence ATGAAAAAGTCAAAGGTATTACCATTAAGTCTGGTCTTTGGTTTGATATCAGCGTTAATTTATATTCCCTGCGCCAGAGCAGCAATTATCCGTGTACCGGCTGATCAGCCTACAATCCAGGATGGAATCGATGCTGCAGCCACGGGTGACATTGTGTTGGTTTCTGATGGAACCTACACCGGAGAAGGGAACAATGACCTTGATTTTAATGGTAAAGCAATTACCGTTCAATCAGAAAATGGTCCTTCAAACTGTATTATTAGTTGTCAGGACTCAAGTCGAGGGTTCCGTTTTCACAGTAAAGAGAACAGTGATTCTATTGTGGATGGATTTACCATAAAAAATGGTTCTGTCACCTTCGGTGGTGGAATATATTGCTACATCTCCTCACCGAGGATAATTAACTGTACCATAACTCAAAACAGAGCCAGCCGTTCCGGTGGTGGAATTTATTGCACCACCGCCTCGCCGATCATAGCTAATTGTGTCATAAATGGAAATACTGCCACCCGTTCCGGTGGCGGGATTTATTGCACCGCGTCATCCTCACCGACCATTGTCAATTGTACTTTACTCGAAAATAGTTCTATCAACGGTGGCGGGATTTACTGCGATTCCTCTTTACCGAGTATTACTAATTGCATTTTCTGGAATGACGTTCCAAATGAAATCTACCATGAAAAAGATTTGGATCTCTCAGTCACCTACTCTGATATTCAGGGGGACTATGTCGGCGAAGGCAATATCGATGCTGACCCTCTCTTTGTTGATCGAACCGCCGGAAATTTTCATTTGCAGCCTACCTCACCCTGTATCGATGCCGGAACCAGTATGGGGGCCCCTTCTTTCGATAAGGATGGCAACTCGAGGCCTTATGGTGCTGGATATGACATGGGAGCTTATGAGCTTTTTATCTGTAGTAACGTTACTTCTGAGGTCTGCGATGGCAAGGATAACGACTGCGATGGCAGGATAGACGAGGATTTAACCCAGAGCTGCTCAACTGCCTGCGGTACGGGAGAAAAAACCTGCGAGAATGGCCAATGGACTGCCTGTACTATTCTCAAGCCTAAACTCGAAGTCTGTGATGGCAAGGACAATGACTGCGATGGCAGGATAGATGAGGATTTAACCCAGAGCTGCTCAACTGCCTGCGGCACGGGAGAAAAAACCTGCAAGAATGGCCAATGGACTGCCTGTACTGCACCTCAGCCCGGCTCAGAGGTCTGTGATGGCAAGGACAATGACTGCGATGGCAGGATAGATGAAGGAGTATGTAATTATACCACCTACTATCGGGATGGAGATAAAGATGGTTATGGAAATCCTGCCGACACGGTTCAGGCCAGTGCACCTCCTTCAGGGTATGTATCAGATAAAACGGATTGTGATGACACAGATAAAACCGTCCATCCCGGGGCCACTGAAATTTCCTGCAACGGCAAAGACGATGATTGTGCAGGAGGGGACAAATGTCCGACTGGCTGTGTGGAACAGGAGTCAGGCACACTCGACATTGAAGGGGCTCAAGGGAGTATGGGTGATGAAATTACTGTCCCCGTGCGGATACACTCTGCACCGTCCGCAGTTTATTCCTTTGGCTTCGATGTTACCTATGATCCGGATATATTGGAATTTTTAAGCTGGGAACGAGGCGATTTAGTAAAATCTTTTAAAATGTTCGAAGTGAACACGGTAGTTCCCGGCAGGCAGAGAATAGGAGGATTGGATACCGGAAGCGGGATGCCAAAAGGGGCGAGCGGCTATCTGGTCAAGTTAAAATTCAAGGTAAAAGGCGGGCAGGAACAGAAGTGCTATCCTTTGACTGTAGATAAGCTGATCGATGGATTTGCCAATTTCTCCTCCACAGGAGGATGCTGCTGTGTCAAGATCAATAATTGCAATGGAGACCTCAACCATGACGGAAACGTTTCTCCATTGGATGCTCTTATTGTTTTTAAATGTTTTCTTAAACTCGATACCTGTCCTGATTGTGTCGATGTAAACAGGGATGGCTCCGTTACTCCGCTCGATGCTCTCTGCCTGTTTAAGAAATATTTGGGACAGCCATCCTGTTTTGATAAACCAATATGTACAGATCAGGATAAAGATGGTTTTTATGCCGAGGCCGGAGAATGTGGTCCTGCAGATTGTGATGATAATGATCCAGCCATTTCCCCGGCAGCCAAAGAAAAGTGTGGGGATGGTAAAGATCAGGACTGTGACGGATCGGATCTCATATGCTCTTCATGCACTGGTATTATTGCCGAGCCCAGTGTAACGGAGATATGGCCGCCTGACAATAAAATGGTCAAGGTTGGCATTCTGGGTGTAGCCAAGCCTGTCATTACCAGTATTACCAGCGATGAGCCTACAATCTCGGATAAAGGATTATTCGCGGATAAAAATGCTCCGGATGCTGCCGGGGTCGGTACAGACACAGCCTTCCTCCGCGCTGAGCGCTTGGAGAAGGGTAATGGCCGGGTCTATAAAATTTCGTTTACTGCAACAGACGCTGCCGGGAAAAAATGTCCTGGAAGTGTCACTGTTTGTGTGCCAAAAGATCAGGGTAAAAACCATGAGTGTATAGATGATGGTCAGGATTACAGTGCCACTGCGATGTAA